The Oryza sativa Japonica Group chromosome 11, ASM3414082v1 DNA window AGGAAGGGGATTTGGTATATGATTTCAGACTTAATTCCCAAAATTTAGTTTAGAGGAGGGTTTTGCGCTCTCTTGGAAGCAGTCTCAAAGAATAACAAAAACTAAATACCAAAATTACCACTAATCACAGAGCACTGGTATGCCCCCTTATTAACCAAGGGTTAGAGTTAGTAAAGTAGTAAATCACAGATAGAGTTAGCACAGTAATAATCACATAGAGCATCACAAAGGAACTCCAAGAAAGAATATTATCGAGCCTAATACCAGCAGAAACTTAATAATAACAGACTTACTACTATTAAAGTAATTCATTCATAGCATAAGCCACATGGTCTTCCTTATAAGGGTCGGTCAAATCACACAAGACATTACTACCTAGCAAACACCATAGATAACTGATACTACTACCCGACAGAGAGCTAGTAATTTAGTAGCTAAGGGTGAGGCAGTACTCAAAAGCTAAGCTGGCTTGAGACCATTTGGGTAAGATACAGTAAAGAAGTAGTCCTCTGCAGCATCTCAGTTAGCGGGCGAGCCTGAAATCACAGTGGTTGACAGCAAGTGGGGTCGTCGTAGTCCCAGTCGCCGAATTTGACGCCGGTCCAGTCGATCTCGGCCCATTCTTTCTCCATACGAGCCTGCATCTCCGCCTGCTCCGTGAAGTAGCTCTGGTGGACCATGTAGCGGCCAGTCTCCTTCACCTCGCGGAGGATCTCCTTCTGGAACTCCTCGAACTCGTCGTTGACCTCCTCCCATGAATCGAAGAACGCCAGGCGCTCGTCGCGCTCTTCCGGCGAGAGACGCGCCAGGTCCTCGGGCATCGGCCTCGGCTCCCTCTTCAGTGAGAGGATGGCGGCGATGGTGTTCAGAGGCATCTGCACCATGACAGGaggcttctcctcctcgccgccgtctccacctgCAGtggaggccgtcgccgccgccgccgcgtcgagaCGCTTCCCCTCCCCGGTGACGGATCCCGCATCTGCAGCGATCGCCTTCACTTCCTCCTCATCGGAAAcctccaccgtcgtcgccgccttcggcTCCGGTCCAGGAGTTTCCATGACCAGCGGAGCGGGAAGAAGAGGCGGCCGCCGATGAGAGGGAGGTGGCGAGAGCGGAGAGAATTCAGATGATCGGCGCTGCAATGAATCACCTGATGCGGCGCTGAATTCCTATTGGGCTGCGCTTAGgcttttccttttattttattgGGCTTAGGGTAGCCCAAAACGGATACGGAAACAtacatgagtttttttttaaaattcgtatctttttttatgcaaatacgaATATAATAAATCTGTTTTTGTTGGACGTAGACACGGAAACGGATATCCGGTCTAGCAATAACCTAAAAAGAACTCAATTGGCCCACCATAGCAGCGGGTGCCATGCGTAGTGAGCTAGTGGCCAGATCATCATGTGGTTCGAGCCCGACACGACGACCTTCAGCTTGTGGACGTCAAACTCAAACTCTACCATGAAAACGTTGttgattaaggctgtgttcggacaGCCTGGTTCCCAAAGTTAACAGTGCGTACGGAAAACGGAACAgttcattagcgtatgattaattaagtattagcttttttaaaaaaattgattaatttgattttttaaaagcaactttcgtatataaacttttttgcaaaaaacgcaccgtttagcaatttgaaaagcgtgcgcgcgaaaaataAGGAAGAGAGGTTGGGAAGAACGGGTGCCGAATACAGCcctagggatggcaacgggtcGGATCGGGCATAGGTAAAGCGATTCCATGCCCGACCCAAGACCCACGTGCCCGTGCCTGACTCATGCCTGCAAGGTCTATCGGGCAAAATCCTATGCCCGTGCCCATGCCCGTCAAGCACGGGCATGCCCGATGAGTACCCATCGGGCCTGCTTGGCCGTGCACCGCCGCCTGCGCTGTGCGCCGCCAGCCACCACTGCATTGTCGCTAgcctgcgccgctgccgccgccaccggcagccgcgcagccgccgccagccgccatgGGGATTGGGGTAGGAGAAGAGGGTGGGGAATTAGGTTAGGGTTTCTATTAGTTGAGTATATATATGTCCTTGGTTAGTGGGTCAAATGGGCTAAGAGAAAAGGGTACGAGGAATAAGAGATGGgccaaaattagcaaatacaTATGTATTAGGTTGGGCATGGGTTATCTGCGGGTAAAAAACAATACTCGGATGCTGCCCGCTATGTTCTCGGGTCTCGGGCGGGTATGCCCATAGGCAAAATATTACacccatacccatgcccatTGAGCCGGGTATCCGCGGATATCGGGACCCTGGGTAAAATTGCCATCCTACTTAAGTGTTGTGCCACTGTGCGATCGACCacccaccagtccaccaccgcctccgcgcTCTATGGTGTGGCACTACTGCATGCGCGCGTCGTGCTCTTTGCACCAGCACAGCTGAGAGCGCGCACGGCCACGTCGAGACCCGCAAGCTCCCTGCAGTGCAGCCTATGAGATCGCTGCGTCGATCGTGACCATCGTTTTGCctcgcctcgtcggcggcgccgggcgaGGCCGAGCAGATCGAACGAACGGCCCCGGGTCTCGTCTCTCGAGCATGTCAACCGCGTGTCCGAACGCGAAGTGGACGCCCCAGCGTCGCGCGCTCCGGTGCATACAGTGCCACGCACAGCCGGCAACTGCAAGGGCGCGCGCCGGCACGGGGCCACGTCGAGCCCAGCCTCTCCCTGCAGCATGGCCACCTGCGCCGTCCGCGGTGCAGACGACGACGCGCACGGAAGAGGATTTTGATCCTCGAGGGAATatcccctcgttgtttgcatgtcaattaaatggttatgaaaaaatttaaaaaaaattaagaagatgtattaatatgtgatatatcactccacaaacatgcaagtaaaaatttaacttctacatctcgcaacgaaaaaaacaaatttgactctgaatatacgttaactagctgcggttcaatttgttttttcgttacgagatgtagacgttgaatttgaacttgcatgtttgtggagtgttatatcatatgttaatacaccttcccaatttttttcaaatttttttataaccatttaagtgacatgcaaaGAACGTACGTTAAAATAGTTTCCCCGACGCGCACTCTGCCTCGCACAAACGCATCGATACGCCAAGCTCCACTAGAGAATAGAGATTTTGACGAGGAGTATTATGGTTGGAGACGCGACGAGCTGATCGATCGATTCCCGGGTTGCCGGAGATGCGACGATGCGCGctggcgacggcaacggcgcaACGCCCGGTCATATCCTGTAGCACGTCTTGATTTTGTACCGCAACAGCTTCAACGAGGAAACCAATGGTTAAACCCCTAATTAATCAAGTGATACCACTGACGAGTAGAGATGGGCTCcatcttttcgtttatatttatcagctaaatttaaattttcaacctttaAATTGAAACTGATTTTGTGGTTTTTACgctgaagtttattttttagtttttgcttttagatcgctaaaagcgcgtatataaaagttatatttacaaattacttttcgtttatAAATATACCGTTTGGCTTATTTCAAGATAATTTAAGTTGCTTTGCACGGACTGGATTGTATATAAAGCCTTTTGTTTACAAAAGCTAATTTAAGTTGCT harbors:
- the LOC4350876 gene encoding uncharacterized protein, producing the protein METPGPEPKAATTVEVSDEEEVKAIAADAGSVTGEGKRLDAAAAATASTAGGDGGEEEKPPVMVQMPLNTIAAILSLKREPRPMPEDLARLSPEERDERLAFFDSWEEVNDEFEEFQKEILREVKETGRYMVHQSYFTEQAEMQARMEKEWAEIDWTGVKFGDWDYDDPTCCQPL